A stretch of the Bacillota bacterium genome encodes the following:
- a CDS encoding KTSC domain-containing protein, with translation MYQYFDVRKEQYLGLPNASYNGTYFNCSIRNAYTYIRIK, from the coding sequence GTGTACCAATACTTTGATGTCCGAAAGGAGCAATACCTCGGTCTCCCTAATGCCTCGTATAATGGTACCTATTTCAACTGCTCGATCAGGAACGCTTACACCTATATACGGATAAAGTAA
- a CDS encoding nucleotidyltransferase: MGGSGGWYNWGKPPDVDKLLNQMHSNEQRAQYEVEINQYLLDLLSNYNDRKVEEIQQHLDTIKRALDKDIEGAVDLIFGGSISKHTYVNGLSDIDMLVRINNTSLTNASPAQVKEYFAERLRRRLPNTEIRVGALAVTVRFSSTGHEIQLLPALSTKTGVKIARADGNGWSNVVKPARFAEKLTEANRLCNQKLVPVIKLFKGLNESLSEKVRLSGYHIEALAIKAFDTYSGRMTYKDMLLHLCRQAPKLVLSPMSDSTGQSVHVDEYLGGANNLLRQQCSAALERLANRLSNADRLMNIDQWKGIFT; the protein is encoded by the coding sequence ATGGGTGGTTCTGGTGGGTGGTACAATTGGGGGAAACCCCCTGATGTTGATAAGCTTTTGAATCAAATGCATTCGAATGAACAGAGGGCGCAATACGAAGTCGAAATTAACCAATACTTGCTGGACCTTCTATCTAACTATAATGATAGAAAGGTAGAGGAGATACAACAGCATCTAGATACTATCAAGAGGGCTCTAGATAAAGATATTGAAGGAGCCGTAGATCTGATCTTCGGCGGTTCCATCAGTAAACACACATATGTTAACGGCCTAAGCGATATCGATATGTTAGTAAGGATCAACAACACATCGTTAACTAACGCCTCCCCAGCCCAAGTGAAAGAGTATTTCGCTGAACGACTGCGGAGACGACTCCCGAATACCGAGATCCGGGTCGGGGCATTGGCAGTTACCGTGAGATTTTCTAGCACCGGACACGAGATTCAGCTACTGCCCGCGTTAAGCACTAAAACAGGGGTCAAAATTGCCCGGGCCGATGGAAATGGCTGGAGTAATGTCGTAAAACCGGCAAGATTCGCTGAGAAACTGACAGAAGCCAACCGACTTTGCAATCAAAAGCTGGTTCCGGTAATTAAACTCTTTAAGGGCCTAAACGAGTCTCTTTCAGAAAAAGTCCGGCTCTCCGGCTATCATATCGAGGCGCTGGCTATTAAAGCCTTTGACACCTATAGCGGACGAATGACTTATAAGGATATGCTTCTTCACCTATGCCGCCAGGCTCCCAAACTCGTATTGTCACCGATGTCCGATTCTACTGGGCAATCGGTTCATGTGGATGAGTACCTGGGAGGGGCTAACAACCTATTGCGTCAACAATGTAGTGCAGCCTTAGAAAGGCTGGCAAACCGTTTGAGCAATGCTGACCGCCTTATGAATATCGATCAATGGAAGGGGATATTCACGTGA
- a CDS encoding ATPase → MASVNILLSGGIDSTALVHLYLSQGIAVLGFHVNYGQPTAEREMASAYAVAAYYDIPLTMARIQPTPGMRGDEFLCRNALLVLAACSSLAPGSNRVAIGIHSGTPYYDCSSGFLQDMQRILDGYYGGLVTVEAPFLQWTKPEIFHYCKKYGVPIHLTYSCERNGDHPCGQCPSCHDRGRLLETE, encoded by the coding sequence TTGGCTTCGGTGAATATCTTGCTTAGCGGAGGCATCGATTCGACTGCTCTTGTTCACCTATACCTAAGCCAGGGTATAGCCGTATTGGGATTTCACGTCAATTATGGGCAACCCACTGCAGAGCGGGAGATGGCGTCCGCGTACGCTGTTGCAGCCTACTATGACATTCCTCTGACGATGGCTAGGATTCAGCCTACTCCGGGTATGAGGGGCGACGAATTCCTTTGCAGGAATGCACTTCTCGTTTTGGCTGCATGTTCTTCCCTTGCGCCAGGGTCAAACAGGGTCGCAATTGGAATACATTCTGGGACTCCGTACTATGACTGTTCCTCTGGGTTCTTGCAAGATATGCAACGAATATTAGACGGCTATTATGGGGGACTTGTGACAGTTGAAGCCCCTTTCTTGCAGTGGACTAAGCCGGAGATCTTCCACTACTGCAAAAAGTATGGGGTCCCTATTCATCTTACTTATAGCTGTGAACGCAACGGCGATCACCCTTGTGGTCAGTGCCCGTCTTGCCATGATCGGGGGAGATTACTTGAAACTGAGTGA
- a CDS encoding HAD-IIIC family phosphatase, which translates to MEGFKDLICELGRTSKPLSLLRELEWSLMHDGNISDYLAADNLLDHADLSGLPLKPIRIYFLRSATIEQLIPILRVKCLLAGINAEIGMGPYGQYQQEILDPNSQLYHFLPDVVILAVRLVDVAPALFYDYTALSSQQIANLNTQVLSTFQMLLSQLRKRLNATILVHNFETPAIPSYGIFDYQDTGGQIRAIRDLNDSLREICRSFPGVYVFGYDELSSRYGKLNWIDSRMWHMARIPVNPHQLSHLADEYLRYLIHLTGLTRKCLILDMDGTLWGGIIGEDGIGGIKLGNTYPGSAYVDFQHAVLNLYRRGIILGICSKNEPDIALEVLDSHPDMVLRREHFASMRINWRDKATNIQEIVQELNIGMDSVVFLDDNPVEVARVRDALPEVLAYQMPAQPENFVAFLQSLPVFDTLTITADDRRRGEEYRQQAARRVLQSESASLEDFYRRLEMKATIAKANDMTLPRIAQLTQKTNQFNLTTRRYTEQDLRERIASGEWHVYSLELEDRFGENGLVAVGILRANGDMIWIDSLLMSCRVMGRTVEQTFVYYLAMEARRLGFDRLMAEYIPTRKNGVVADLYPSLGFVQVAPCVNAEQVAAAAADEIGADAAIIPGQKLKGATGSTSSDGRTVWCLDLADLTLSPSPFVAVLNDADVSN; encoded by the coding sequence ATGGAGGGATTCAAGGATCTTATCTGTGAATTAGGCCGAACCTCAAAGCCACTCTCGCTTCTGCGGGAACTGGAGTGGTCTCTAATGCATGATGGCAATATCAGTGATTACCTGGCGGCTGACAATCTTCTGGACCACGCTGATTTATCTGGGCTTCCGCTCAAACCAATACGCATCTATTTCCTGCGTTCTGCCACTATAGAGCAGCTTATTCCGATCCTCCGGGTCAAGTGTCTGCTGGCGGGCATAAACGCCGAGATAGGCATGGGTCCCTATGGTCAGTATCAGCAGGAGATCCTTGATCCAAACAGTCAGTTATATCATTTCCTGCCCGACGTGGTCATTCTAGCAGTACGTTTGGTAGACGTGGCTCCCGCTCTATTTTATGACTACACGGCGCTGTCTTCTCAGCAGATTGCGAACCTCAATACGCAGGTTCTTTCGACGTTTCAAATGCTGTTGAGTCAGCTGCGTAAGAGGCTTAACGCAACGATTTTGGTGCATAACTTTGAAACGCCAGCAATCCCTTCTTACGGGATCTTTGATTATCAGGATACCGGTGGGCAGATCCGGGCGATTCGCGATTTAAACGATTCCCTACGTGAAATATGCCGCTCTTTCCCAGGTGTGTATGTGTTTGGCTATGATGAATTAAGTAGTCGATACGGGAAACTTAACTGGATTGATTCACGAATGTGGCATATGGCTCGAATCCCGGTCAATCCTCACCAACTCTCTCACCTTGCGGATGAATATCTCCGGTATTTGATTCATCTTACGGGATTGACCCGCAAGTGCTTGATTCTAGATATGGATGGCACTCTGTGGGGCGGCATTATTGGCGAGGATGGCATAGGCGGCATTAAACTTGGAAATACATATCCGGGTTCTGCATATGTGGATTTTCAGCATGCGGTTCTTAACCTATACAGGCGTGGTATCATTCTGGGGATCTGCAGCAAGAATGAGCCTGATATAGCTTTGGAGGTTCTCGATAGCCATCCTGATATGGTATTGCGACGCGAACACTTTGCCAGCATGCGCATCAATTGGCGCGACAAGGCAACCAACATCCAGGAGATCGTCCAGGAACTTAACATCGGGATGGACAGTGTCGTCTTCCTTGATGATAATCCGGTGGAGGTTGCACGAGTTAGAGATGCTCTTCCAGAGGTCCTCGCATATCAGATGCCAGCGCAGCCGGAGAACTTCGTGGCTTTTCTGCAGTCGCTCCCCGTATTCGACACGCTGACGATAACAGCGGACGACAGGCGGCGGGGAGAGGAATATCGTCAGCAGGCGGCAAGACGTGTCCTCCAGAGTGAAAGCGCCTCATTGGAGGATTTCTATCGCCGGCTTGAGATGAAGGCAACTATTGCGAAGGCTAATGACATGACCCTGCCCCGTATCGCACAACTCACCCAAAAGACCAACCAATTCAACTTGACCACCCGACGGTATACAGAACAGGATCTTCGAGAACGAATTGCGAGCGGTGAGTGGCACGTCTACAGCCTTGAACTAGAAGACCGTTTTGGGGAAAATGGTCTGGTTGCCGTAGGTATCCTGCGTGCCAATGGTGATATGATTTGGATCGATAGTCTGCTAATGAGCTGCCGGGTGATGGGCCGCACCGTGGAGCAAACTTTCGTATATTACTTAGCCATGGAGGCTCGTAGATTAGGTTTTGACCGGCTGATGGCGGAGTATATTCCGACCCGCAAGAATGGGGTTGTTGCTGATCTTTATCCATCGCTTGGTTTTGTGCAGGTGGCGCCATGTGTCAATGCAGAGCAAGTCGCTGCAGCGGCGGCAGATGAGATAGGTGCAGATGCTGCCATCATCCCCGGCCAAAAGCTCAAAGGGGCAACTGGGTCAACCAGCAGTGATGGCCGGACGGTGTGGTGCCTGGATCTAGCGGATCTAACTCTCTCGCCTTCCCCATTTGTGGCGGTTCTGAATGATGCGGACGTGAGTAACTGA
- a CDS encoding ketoacyl-ACP synthase III yields MPSVTLKNVALRGIVCSVPGKALSVADIGSAFPLEEAEKVAKLSGIETLYRAKPGQTTSDLCVAAAKHLLEGLNWPPESIEGVIVVTQTPDYILPNDASVVHAVLGLSKSCFAFDVAMGCSGFVYGYWIASQFVSGGSAKRVLLLVGDTLSQVASPQDRSSLLFGDAGAAAALEWDPAAEPSSFVLGSDGRGVQSLIIPAGGFRDRGGGPESYTRVTDPEGNARSPREFYMDGWEVFNFTIREVPGLVQTTLAQHGWTKDELDWVLFHQANKMIVQHLARKIGVQPQKAPINIQRYGNTSGVSIPLLLADDIGDSISSAPQKVLLLGFGVGYAWAGAALTIGPVTVSRVVHVLQE; encoded by the coding sequence ATGCCAAGCGTGACATTGAAGAATGTAGCGCTTCGAGGGATCGTATGTTCGGTGCCGGGAAAAGCGCTATCCGTCGCAGACATTGGCAGTGCATTTCCACTGGAGGAAGCCGAGAAGGTAGCGAAGTTATCCGGGATAGAAACTCTTTACCGTGCAAAGCCTGGCCAGACAACGTCCGATCTCTGTGTCGCTGCAGCGAAGCATCTTCTGGAGGGGCTTAACTGGCCCCCCGAGTCCATCGAGGGAGTTATCGTTGTCACACAAACTCCTGACTATATCTTACCTAATGATGCTAGTGTTGTTCATGCGGTATTAGGCCTAAGCAAATCTTGTTTTGCCTTCGATGTTGCTATGGGCTGTAGCGGATTTGTCTATGGATACTGGATTGCAAGTCAGTTTGTCAGTGGTGGGTCAGCCAAACGTGTCCTTTTACTAGTCGGGGATACCCTTAGCCAGGTGGCATCGCCTCAGGACAGATCGAGCCTTTTGTTTGGGGATGCTGGTGCTGCGGCTGCCCTGGAATGGGATCCTGCGGCTGAACCATCATCCTTTGTCCTCGGTAGTGATGGGCGAGGTGTTCAGAGCCTGATCATACCGGCGGGGGGGTTCCGTGATCGGGGCGGTGGACCCGAGTCGTATACCAGGGTAACGGATCCCGAGGGGAATGCACGGTCTCCACGCGAATTCTATATGGATGGTTGGGAAGTCTTCAACTTTACCATCCGTGAGGTCCCGGGATTGGTGCAGACTACTTTGGCCCAGCATGGGTGGACAAAAGATGAACTTGATTGGGTTCTTTTTCATCAAGCTAACAAAATGATAGTTCAGCACCTGGCTCGCAAAATCGGAGTTCAACCGCAGAAAGCCCCGATCAACATCCAGCGCTACGGAAATACCTCGGGAGTTAGTATTCCCCTCCTTTTGGCCGACGATATAGGCGATAGCATTTCATCTGCCCCCCAAAAAGTACTACTTCTCGGTTTCGGTGTCGGCTACGCTTGGGCGGGAGCTGCCCTCACAATTGGTCCGGTGACAGTCTCTCGAGTAGTTCATGTTCTTCAGGAGTGA
- a CDS encoding acyl carrier protein has translation MLNLISEALEITNGSISLETNVGEVAEWDSIGWLTIISMLDERYGIQISSQEIRTIKKVKDLVDLVLTKKGS, from the coding sequence GTGCTCAATTTAATTTCAGAGGCCCTGGAGATTACTAATGGTTCCATTTCTCTAGAAACTAATGTCGGCGAGGTAGCAGAGTGGGACTCCATTGGCTGGCTGACGATTATATCAATGCTAGACGAACGGTATGGTATACAGATTAGCTCACAAGAGATACGTACCATCAAGAAGGTTAAAGACCTTGTTGACCTGGTGCTGACGAAAAAGGGGTCATGA
- a CDS encoding NeuD/PglB/VioB family sugar acetyltransferase yields the protein MIIIGAGGFGREVLAAALENPAYGVEWTIGGFLDDAQDAETHLREKGIDIPVVGPVMGHQPSDQYVYICAIGSPRRKLEICEHLLAKGARFINLIHPTAQIGPRCKIGIGNILMYQAGLTADSILGNFVSLNRFVSIGHDAIVGDGCTLSSYCDVTGHARLGRGVFMGSHASILPSAVVEDFSTVGAGSVVVRRVGAGKTVLGVPAKVLDLPR from the coding sequence TTGATCATTATCGGTGCTGGTGGATTTGGCCGTGAGGTGCTTGCTGCGGCCTTGGAGAACCCGGCCTACGGAGTGGAGTGGACCATCGGTGGATTTTTGGATGACGCACAGGATGCTGAAACGCACCTCCGAGAGAAAGGTATAGACATCCCTGTCGTGGGTCCGGTTATGGGGCATCAACCTAGCGACCAATACGTTTACATTTGTGCCATTGGGTCACCTCGCCGTAAACTGGAGATTTGCGAACATCTGCTGGCCAAGGGAGCAAGGTTCATCAATCTAATTCACCCCACAGCACAGATAGGCCCAAGATGCAAAATAGGTATTGGGAACATTTTGATGTACCAGGCTGGACTTACTGCTGATTCAATACTGGGCAACTTTGTTTCTCTTAACCGGTTCGTTTCTATAGGGCATGATGCTATTGTAGGCGATGGATGCACTTTAAGCTCATATTGCGATGTGACGGGCCATGCCCGCCTTGGCCGGGGAGTGTTCATGGGAAGCCATGCGTCTATCTTGCCCAGCGCTGTGGTCGAAGACTTCTCTACTGTTGGAGCGGGGAGTGTGGTTGTCAGGCGTGTAGGTGCAGGAAAGACGGTCCTTGGGGTTCCTGCGAAGGTGTTAGACTTGCCAAGGTAA
- a CDS encoding SDR family oxidoreductase: protein MKGGLEVDNPFSLSGKIVLVTGASSGIGRATSIVLSKLGARVILSGRRNPALEETRSMMENRELHFIEPYDLSEVDGIPSWIKGVSEKVGRPLDGLVHCAGISRILPIRAMSSKNVDSMMIPNLDAAMLLLKGGAAKGVAADGASFVFVSSVAGLSGSPGLVAYSASKGGLVAMVRAAARELAARSIRVNAIAPGMVETPMHEQHAQIGASNFESSIARHPLGLGKPEDIAYGIAYLLSPAARWVTGITLVIDGGYLS from the coding sequence ATGAAAGGGGGGCTGGAAGTGGATAACCCGTTCAGCCTATCAGGGAAGATCGTCCTGGTGACAGGTGCCTCTTCAGGCATCGGGCGGGCAACATCAATAGTTCTCAGTAAGCTTGGTGCACGTGTTATTCTTAGCGGACGGAGGAATCCTGCGCTTGAGGAAACGCGCTCGATGATGGAAAACCGTGAGTTGCATTTCATAGAGCCATATGATCTTAGCGAGGTTGATGGAATTCCTAGCTGGATCAAAGGCGTGAGCGAAAAAGTCGGGCGTCCACTAGATGGGTTAGTCCATTGCGCTGGAATTTCGCGGATTCTTCCAATCAGAGCGATGAGCTCAAAAAATGTCGATAGTATGATGATTCCAAATTTGGATGCAGCCATGCTCTTGCTTAAAGGCGGAGCTGCCAAAGGCGTAGCAGCTGACGGGGCATCTTTTGTTTTTGTTTCCTCTGTTGCGGGTCTATCCGGTTCGCCAGGTCTAGTTGCTTACTCGGCCAGCAAGGGAGGTCTGGTGGCTATGGTCCGTGCAGCGGCGCGTGAATTAGCAGCCAGGTCTATCCGCGTGAATGCCATCGCACCGGGCATGGTAGAAACTCCAATGCACGAACAACATGCGCAGATCGGTGCGAGTAACTTTGAGAGCAGTATCGCACGGCACCCACTTGGGCTAGGGAAGCCGGAAGATATCGCGTATGGGATCGCTTATCTTCTTTCGCCTGCTGCCCGCTGGGTGACTGGAATCACCCTTGTAATTGATGGGGGGTACCTCAGCTGA
- the acpS gene encoding holo-ACP synthase codes for MAVESGDWISALPGWEQEMRVGVDLVDIARLSRVLSRSPSFARKVFTPSEVAIGESLSPGRRIEFLAGRFAAKEAALKALGTGALSVANMTDVEILRGTDGAPKLVFYGKAREIMSALGVREGLTSISHDCDKAVAVVVLV; via the coding sequence GTGGCGGTCGAAAGTGGTGATTGGATAAGTGCATTGCCGGGATGGGAACAGGAGATGAGGGTTGGGGTTGATTTGGTGGACATCGCGCGTTTGAGTCGCGTGCTCAGTCGTTCACCTTCATTTGCAAGGAAGGTCTTCACCCCAAGTGAGGTTGCTATTGGTGAATCTCTGTCGCCGGGTCGGCGAATAGAGTTTCTCGCCGGCCGTTTTGCGGCTAAAGAGGCAGCACTTAAGGCGCTTGGAACAGGGGCATTATCCGTGGCCAATATGACCGATGTAGAGATATTACGCGGCACAGATGGAGCGCCCAAACTTGTTTTCTATGGTAAAGCTCGCGAAATAATGTCGGCATTGGGAGTTCGTGAGGGCCTGACATCAATTTCGCATGATTGCGACAAGGCGGTGGCCGTTGTGGTACTAGTATAA
- a CDS encoding winged helix-turn-helix transcriptional regulator — translation MIYVHSLNERTDRMWFDLGDYLQPTPLLNELRLLARLSEHPGSSQAELGRIIGLAPAMVNTYLRRFAEAGLIDRLPHEGRGVDYRLTPAGDRRRSYHVITFLAQLYALFDQVLDDLRERVIHACGEEPTRLIIYGAGETGRMTYLAIQGLPHITVVGVMDDDPAKLGMSFFTHHVEGPQVITDLHPDKILITSWRHSEAMLRKIAPVAAEHSIEIARLIP, via the coding sequence ATGATTTACGTACACTCACTGAATGAACGGACGGATCGCATGTGGTTTGATTTAGGAGACTATCTACAGCCGACTCCGCTTTTAAATGAGCTTAGGCTCCTTGCTCGTCTGAGCGAGCATCCCGGCAGCTCTCAGGCTGAACTTGGTCGCATCATTGGGCTGGCTCCAGCGATGGTTAATACATACCTTCGCCGTTTCGCAGAGGCCGGCCTCATCGATCGTCTTCCTCATGAGGGGCGCGGAGTTGATTACAGACTGACCCCAGCCGGAGACCGCAGGCGGTCCTATCATGTTATAACTTTTCTGGCGCAATTATATGCCCTATTTGACCAGGTGCTTGATGATCTGAGGGAACGGGTTATTCATGCCTGTGGAGAAGAACCGACCAGACTTATCATTTATGGCGCCGGTGAGACAGGACGCATGACATATCTTGCTATTCAGGGCCTTCCGCATATTACGGTAGTGGGAGTCATGGATGATGACCCGGCAAAGCTAGGAATGTCGTTCTTTACGCATCATGTTGAAGGCCCTCAGGTGATCACAGATTTACACCCCGACAAAATACTCATTACCTCCTGGAGGCACTCTGAGGCCATGTTAAGGAAAATAGCTCCGGTAGCGGCTGAGCACAGTATTGAGATCGCAAGGTTAATACCATAG